The sequence CTGAAATCAGAGAGATCTCCCAGACCGTCCGAAGGCTTGCGCTGGCGGCGCCGCACGTCCGAATGAGCCTCTACATTGACGGTCGGCTGACGCTCCACACCGACGGAGGTGGCGACCTGGGCGAGGCGTTGGTCGCGGTCTACGGCGCCGCGCTGTCCGGACGCCTAATCCCACTCGGGCCGATCGAGGTGGCAAGCGCGCGCATCGCCGGGGTTGTGGCTGGGCCGGAGGTCACGCGACCGGGGCGCGGCCAGATCACGTTCATCGTCAACGGCCGCGCGGTCCAGCCGCGGGGCCTGCTGGCGCAGGTCGAGACCGCTTACCGCCCGGTGCTCCCGCGCGGGCGGCACCCGGTGCTGGCGGTGACGATCGACGTGCCCCCGGGATTGGTAGACATCAATATCCACCCGGCCAAGCTGGAGGTCCGGCTGCGCGCCGAGCGCGAGATCGGCGCGGCGATCGGCGAAATGATCCGTGATGCGCTGGGGCGGCAACCGCTGCCGCTTCGTGCGGAGCCCGCGGTCGGCGTGGCCGCGCTGGCCCCGACGCTGGCGCATCTGGCCGAGGCACGGCCTGTCTGGGACGACGACGCTCCGATCATCACGCCGGGCCTGCCGCCGCTCCGGCTGATCGACCAGGTGCAGGGGCGGCTTCTCCTCCTCGAGGGTGACGATGGGTTGTACCTCGTCGATCAGCACCGCGCCCATGAGCGGGTGATCTTCGAGCATCTAGTCGCCCGTCACGGCGACGGTGGACCGGAGCCGGTGGCGCTGCCGGAGCCGTTGCTGCTGGAACTGCGTCCGGCCCAGGTGGCCCGTTTCGCCCGGCGGCTGGATGATCTGGCGGCGTTGGGCTTCCAGTGCGAGTCCTTTGGCGGGCGGATGTTCCTCCTGCGGGCGGCTCCA is a genomic window of Sphaerobacter thermophilus DSM 20745 containing:
- the mutL gene encoding DNA mismatch repair endonuclease MutL; the encoded protein is MPDHPATVLRPIRVLPAPVVARIAAGEVIERPASVVKELVENALDAGARQIRIDVQGGGLALIRVSDDGCGIPADQMPLACARHATSKLPDDDLEQVRTLGFRGEALPSIATVAELTLVSATDNSGVGHRLVLRGGSVAVSEPAPRSRGTTVTVRHLFQNVPARLASCGRPQTEIREISQTVRRLALAAPHVRMSLYIDGRLTLHTDGGGDLGEALVAVYGAALSGRLIPLGPIEVASARIAGVVAGPEVTRPGRGQITFIVNGRAVQPRGLLAQVETAYRPVLPRGRHPVLAVTIDVPPGLVDINIHPAKLEVRLRAEREIGAAIGEMIRDALGRQPLPLRAEPAVGVAALAPTLAHLAEARPVWDDDAPIITPGLPPLRLIDQVQGRLLLLEGDDGLYLVDQHRAHERVIFEHLVARHGDGGPEPVALPEPLLLELRPAQVARFARRLDDLAALGFQCESFGGRMFLLRAAPALPGVFTTPGDTALAGVGETDGLVAELVALADSEPGEGEGWRQELLVRLACRSAVRRGRHLERPAMRALVEALGHTRAPAVCPHGSPLLIHVSDTLLERQFGWR